AGTGTGATAACAGTTTAGAtgtgttttttctttcattgcaaagaaatatttaaCCGTTTGTTCTGACACTCcagtttttaatttatgtttaaaTAGAACTGGAAATCAGCCTAAGAATTCAATTAGTGGATAAGTCAAAAGATTTATGAGAATCATTAGTACTCTTATTTTGTAATTGAATGAAAATGGGAATTCTTCAATGGTGTCccataaatatatttacaattagCTAAAGCTTCCCTAGGATACGTAGGGTTTTAGTGCAGGAGcccatcgaaaattttcaaaattatgtttaGTAATATTCATTCGAAAAAGCTCTTTCTCATCTAcacgaaatattgaatctttgataTAGGAGGGTTTATTTTGAGGGTCTTGTATCTTtgggttaaagtttttttttggaattaggcaaacatttttttacgttgaagtatttgttataatttggatatttaaactggcatttgtttgtatgtgagtacctttattaataaactgcgaaaagagaatgaaaatttgataaatcagATCTGTTTTAgatgaatcattaacatctcttgtaagtgtgcaagaaaattataaaataacgtcttgatttgaaatcttaaatttatagattttcacccgagaaataaaatctgtagaaataaaattttgacaacattttctatagaagtaaaatttgaacaaaattttcaatagaattaaaattttgacaaaattatctatagaaataaaattttgacaaaattttctattttccaaaaattttctatggaaataaaatttgacattttctataggaataaaatttttacaaaattttctatagaaataaaattatataaacggtctatagaagtaaagtattgaaaaaattgcctatagaaataaaatttggaaaaaattttctatagaaataaaatttgaaaaaaattgtctatagaaataaaatttggaaaaaattttctatagaaataaaatttgaaaacaattttctatagaaataaaattttgacaaaattttctatagaaataacattttgacaatgttttctataaaaataacattttggtagattatttttggctcgagtggcaaccatgattatgaaccgatatggaccaatttttgcgtgattggggatcggctatatataactatagaccgatatggaccaattttggcatggttattagcggccttattctaacaccacgttgcaaatttcaaccggatcggatgaattttgctcctccaagaggctccggagatcaaatctgaggaacggtttatatgggggctatatataattatggaccgatatggaccaattcttgcgtgtttgttggagaccatatactaacaccacgtaccaaatttcaaccggatcggatgaattgtgctcctctaagaggctccggagggcaaatctggggatcggattatatgggggctatatataatatgggccgatgtggatcaatttttgcatggtttttagataatatataccaacaccatgtaccaaatttcaaccggatcggatgaaatttgcttctcttagaggctccgcaacccaaatcgggggatcggtttatatgggggctatatataattatggaccgatgtggaccaatttttgcatggttgctagagaccatatactaacaccatgtaccaaatttcagccggatcggatgaaatttgcttctcttggagcaatcgcaatccaaatttgggggtccgtttatgtgggggctatatgtaagagtggaccgatatggcccattggcaataccatccgacctacatcaattacaactacttgtgccaagtttcaagttgatggcttgtttcgttcggaagttagcgtgatttcaacagacggacggacggatatgcttagattgactcagaatttcaccacgacccagagtatatatatactttatggggtcttagagcaatatttcgatgtgttacaaacggaatgacaaagttaatataccccccatgctatggtggagggtataaaaacttaattgttgaagaaaaaattgcaacgGCTTCACCTCACGCCTCGGATTTAACAAAATAGGCTAAGAACAGTACGAATCCTTTACGCTTCCTAACTCAGAATGTCAGACCTTGGGAACAAATATCAATCGAATGAGGAAGTCATTGCCGAAACAGGGACTACTTTGTAGACCACGAGAAAACGTAGAGTATTGAACGAGTTGGAGCATCGTTCATATCGAGTTAAAAGAAGATTACTTAGTTAGTAAACAGAGTATGTACGAACAATTGAGCTAAGGGCTAGCCAAAGTCACTTTCCACAGACGTACCAAGTATACTCGGCACCGTAACATTAACCACATTTAAATCAATAATGGCTAATATTTGACGCAATGCTCTTCATTTCGCTCACATGTCGTgacattagaaaatatttcaaaaagattaaaaaataatatttgtcacAACATcttcttatcaattttttttgttggtgtagggaatgtttgttttaatatttgttaAAGTGACTTTAGTTACTTCTTGTTTGAAAAACCAAATTTCTTCCGGCTATGATATATCCATGTCGGTATAGCATTATCATCCATCGCACTCgattttatgttaaatttttccatttgctaCTTCATAGGATCCACTAATGTATTTgtcaatgaaacaaaatttaaataaaatgaaaggcATGAAAAAGAAGAACTCAGGCGGAATACATTAAACTTTAATATATCATTTTGAAATAAGAGTATGATAATTAAATcaaaccataaaataaaataaaactatataaatatagagGAATTGGTATTCATCATCATCAAAAGTTAATGAGATATTGTACAGCAAACAATAAAACATAAATCTTTAAATAATGGTAAGCTTTTAGTTAAATACGAACATTTGGGTCAAGCTAATCGATTTTGTATGTATCCTTAATGGTTTCAGAAATTCTTTATCTTATCCTTGGCTTTGGTTGCTTCGGCAATGGCTGATGTATCCGAATTGAGTGGCTATGACTATCATTCCCCTGCTCCATCTGCTCCAACCAACTCTTACATTCCTCCTGCTGCTTCGGCCCCTGCAGAATATTATAGTGCTCCTGCTGCTGCCCCATCTAACACCTACTTGGCTCCAGCTGCTTCTGCTCCTTCCAACAGCTATCTTGCACCAGCCGCCTCTGCTCCTTCCAACAGCTATCTCGCCCCAGCTGCTTCAGCTCCATCTAACAGTTACCTCGCTCCAGCTGCTTCAGCTCCATCCAACAGTTATCTTGCTCCTGCCGCTTCAGCTCCTTCCAACAGTTACATTCCTCCTGCAGCTTCCGCTCCAGCTCCTTCTTTCGAGTTTGGTAATGATGGTTATCGTTACAGAACTCAACGTCGTCTTGTTCACCGCCAACGTTTTTAAATTGCACGAAGTTTTAAGACGGGCTGCCTTGTTATGTTGATTTATATTAAcaccaataaaaaataaaaaaaaaataataagttttttatacttTCCAAAAATAGGGTTAGGGGAAGAGGAGGGGACAATAACTTCTTCATTTCTTTTGGGAAATATAGGAAGATCTATCTATAACATATAAGGTATACATATCTGTATTGTATACCAATTGTCATCTTGgttggttggaattcgagtaGGATAACAGAAAAAAGTAGTtgctaaaaattgttttttatttgcctGGATGGTTTGACAGTTATTTCTATCATCTAATATTTTGTACAACCAACTTAGGCCTATGATAGTACACACGACAAAATATTAGCTGTCATAACTCTATTCTGTTTAAAACTTTTTGTTCAGTTTTGCTATGCTATGGCATCTGATTTTTTTGATTCACAACCAATTTCAGATTGCTGTCATTTCTATAACGCTCATCTTCCAACGGGCATATTTATGCAGTGGCACTTCATTTTATTGTGTACAAGTTTACAAAAGTATTTTAATcggttgcattcagaaataatgtTATTCTTGATAGATATTGTGATTCCACAAGTGGAGAACATTAGAGccttccagcatttaaatgggAACAAAATCGTTTGTTTTTTGTACCATTCCTCGTTACTGTGATACTGGTAGTTTCGCATTGtgtccaaaaagtggacgaaaatATGGTCgcaacaccagaaatgatacTAAAAGTGAAAGTCCGATTTGATAGAAATCCACGTCGCAGTGATAGATGACACACCGCTCATATtcattgccaaatattatcgggaaaatgttctaaaggcagcgggagccaccgtagtgcattggttagcaagcccgccttgcatacaaagggtcgtgggttcgaatcgaccttcgatcaaacaccaaaaagtttttcagcggtggaatatcccctctcagtaatgctggtgacatttctgagtgtttcaaagcttgaaACCACTTATCACAGCAATGTGTAAcgacgttcgaactcggctataaaaaggaggtcccttgttattgagctaaacatggaatcgggcagcactcaatgataaaagagaagttcatcactgtggtatcgcaatggactgagtagtataagtgagcctaacCTTACCTATCCTCTAAAGGCACTATTGAAGTCCTGGACAGAGAAACGTGTCGGCCGCAGACCATAAGTTAGTTTAAGTAAAGTGGCTGtctgtaatttatttattaagctTACCACAGGTCGCACACCATGGACATTCAAAAAGGATTCAGCACGCGTCAAACAAATGTATactgattttaaaaattgatgttatttccaaaagttttgttaaaaaaacgtaaatatttagCGATTCATAATATTGCTATTCACcaccctacaccctcaaaaaaaatcgtttctgtaacatatacctcaaacacattttgcttcaagtatatatattttctggatttgtccaaacaaaatattatttgtatgttcaaacatattatgtttcaccttagggcatacactggtagaaaaaaattttaatgaaattttctttgtgtggatatatttttaaggcggaaattggttacatccattattttacttgcagcatactctctaggtctcgctttctaaacacatatatgtctaaattaatatatctttgcatctaagcatattatatttacaaacagttaagtcccaaacataatatgttttaacatattaacatatatgtcccaaacatgttatgctagtttatgaacattacatgcttacacttaaaaatattgtgttaaaaaatttgagatccaaacatataacttttataccctccttTTACACCatcctttgtcattccgttcgtaacacttcgaaatagtgctctaagacaataaagtatatatattctggatcgtggtgaaattctgagtcgatctaagcatgtccgtccctccgtccgtctgttgaaataacgctaacttccgaacgaaacaagctatcgacttgaaacttggcacaagtagttgttattgatgtaggtcggacgcaaatgggacatatcggtccacttttacgtatagccctcatataaattgacccccagatttggcttgtgaatcctctaagagaagcaaatttcatccgatccggtacatggtgttagaat
This is a stretch of genomic DNA from Haematobia irritans isolate KBUSLIRL chromosome 4, ASM5000362v1, whole genome shotgun sequence. It encodes these proteins:
- the LOC142235862 gene encoding uncharacterized protein LOC142235862; its protein translation is MADVSELSGYDYHSPAPSAPTNSYIPPAASAPAEYYSAPAAAPSNTYLAPAASAPSNSYLAPAASAPSNSYLAPAASAPSNSYLAPAASAPSNSYLAPAASAPSNSYIPPAASAPAPSFEFGNDGYRYRTQRRLVHRQRF